From Pseudomonas alcaligenes, a single genomic window includes:
- the putP gene encoding sodium/proline symporter PutP: MTASTPMLITFVVYIAAMVLIGLFAYLRTKNLSDYILGGRSLGSFVTALSAGASDMSGWLLMGLPGAVYLSGLSESWIAIGLIVGAYLNWLFVAGRLRVQTEHNGNALTLPDYFTNRFEDNSKLLRIFSAVVILVFFTIYCASGVVAGARLFESTFGMSYETALWAGALATIAYTFIGGFLAVSWTDTVQASLMIFALILAPVMVMVATGGMDSTFAAIQLEDATNFDMLKGATFVGVISLMAWGLGYFGQPHILARFMAADSVKSIPNARRISMTWMILCLGGAVAVGFFGIAYFAAHPEQAGAVTENPERVFIELAKILFNPWIAGVLLSAILAAVMSTLSCQLLVCSSALTEDFYKAFLRKNASQVELVWVGRAMVLLIAVISIWLASNPENRVLGLVSYAWAGFGAAFGPVVILSLLWKGMTRNGALAGMIVGAVTVVVWKNWIGLGLYEIIPGFILATLAILLFSRVGNGPSASMLKRFDEAEQEYRDAHI, translated from the coding sequence ATGACCGCTAGTACCCCCATGCTGATCACCTTCGTGGTGTACATCGCCGCGATGGTGTTGATCGGCCTTTTTGCCTACCTGCGTACCAAGAACCTCTCCGACTACATCCTCGGTGGCCGTAGCCTCGGCAGCTTCGTGACCGCGCTGTCCGCTGGCGCCTCCGACATGAGCGGCTGGCTGCTGATGGGCCTGCCGGGTGCCGTCTACCTGTCCGGTCTGTCCGAGAGCTGGATCGCCATCGGCCTGATCGTCGGCGCCTACCTCAACTGGCTGTTCGTCGCCGGCCGTCTGCGCGTGCAGACCGAGCACAACGGCAACGCCCTGACCTTGCCGGACTACTTCACCAACCGTTTCGAGGACAACAGCAAGCTGCTGCGCATCTTCTCGGCCGTGGTGATCCTGGTGTTCTTCACCATCTACTGCGCCTCGGGCGTGGTGGCCGGTGCCCGCCTGTTCGAAAGCACCTTCGGCATGAGCTACGAGACCGCCCTGTGGGCCGGTGCTCTGGCGACCATCGCCTACACCTTCATCGGTGGTTTCCTGGCTGTGAGCTGGACCGACACCGTGCAGGCCAGCCTGATGATCTTCGCCCTGATCCTCGCTCCGGTGATGGTGATGGTGGCGACCGGCGGTATGGACAGCACCTTCGCGGCCATCCAGCTGGAAGACGCGACCAACTTCGACATGCTCAAGGGCGCTACCTTCGTCGGCGTGATCTCGCTGATGGCCTGGGGCCTGGGCTACTTCGGCCAGCCGCATATCCTGGCGCGCTTCATGGCTGCTGATTCGGTCAAGTCGATTCCCAACGCTCGCCGCATCTCCATGACCTGGATGATCCTGTGCCTGGGTGGCGCCGTGGCCGTGGGCTTCTTTGGCATCGCCTACTTCGCTGCTCACCCTGAGCAGGCTGGCGCCGTGACCGAGAACCCGGAACGTGTGTTCATCGAACTGGCCAAGATCCTGTTCAACCCGTGGATCGCCGGTGTACTGCTGTCGGCCATCCTGGCAGCCGTGATGTCGACCCTGAGCTGCCAGCTGCTGGTGTGCTCCAGTGCCCTGACCGAGGACTTCTACAAGGCCTTCCTGCGCAAGAACGCCAGCCAGGTCGAACTGGTCTGGGTCGGTCGTGCCATGGTGCTGCTGATCGCGGTGATTTCCATCTGGCTGGCGTCCAACCCGGAAAACCGCGTACTGGGTCTGGTGTCCTACGCCTGGGCCGGCTTCGGTGCCGCCTTCGGTCCGGTGGTGATCCTCTCCCTGCTGTGGAAAGGCATGACCCGCAACGGCGCCCTGGCCGGCATGATCGTCGGTGCCGTGACCGTGGTGGTATGGAAGAACTGGATTGGTCTGGGCCTGTACGAAATCATCCCGGGCTTCATCCTGGCCACCCTGGCCATCCTGCTGTTCAGCCGCGTCGGCAACGGCCCGTCGGCCAGCATGCTCAAGCGCTTCGACGAAGCCGAGCAGGAATACCGCGACGCTCATATCTGA
- a CDS encoding CHASE3 domain-containing protein, which yields MRFSIGAKLWSSFCAILLVMLFVAGISYRNTLNLLETSHWVAHTHEVMAQLSSLLSIMQDAETGQRGYLLTGVDQYLEPYTDALHQESESMNRLRQLTIDNPIQQRNLERLRPLIDQRLEQLKSNIQIRREQGLEASAQVILTGKGRATMSQIRDLIGEMSKEEGRLQAERDEAAQESAQSTQRTIVWSLLLSMAFVFAAALFLTRHIARPLREVSTVADRISTGNLSSELTLSTRSDEIGVLQASMARMLQSLRQTAESARQIAAGNLAVAVQPQSADDQFGQAFAAMTQALRHVAESARQIAAGNLAVEVQPQSADDQFGQAFARMLQSLRQMAESARQIAAGNLTIEVQPQSPSDLLGNAFAQMLGDLRQINRDVRSGIDVLTDSASEIAAGAYQIASGTSETSTAISETSVTVEEIKQAALMSSQRALSVSQTAQRSAQVSQDGRKAVEDVVDGMRRIHQQMEVVGENITHLAEQVQTIGEIIATVNSLAEQSNLLAVNASIEAAKAGEQGKGFAVVAQEVKSLAEQSKQATVQVRSILGEIQRATSSTVQAAEQGSRSVSDGVRQSGQAGEAIRLLAENIDQGAAAVVEISVSAQQQLAGMDQLVLAMESIREASMQNMSSAKQAETAAQGLHVLGQKMKDMLIRFQI from the coding sequence ATGAGGTTCTCGATTGGCGCCAAACTGTGGAGCAGCTTCTGTGCGATCTTGCTGGTCATGCTGTTCGTGGCTGGGATCTCGTACCGCAACACGCTCAACCTCCTCGAAACATCCCACTGGGTGGCCCACACCCATGAGGTCATGGCTCAGCTCAGTAGCCTGTTGTCGATCATGCAGGACGCCGAGACTGGCCAGCGCGGTTATCTGCTTACCGGGGTCGATCAGTACCTGGAGCCTTACACCGATGCCTTGCATCAGGAAAGCGAGAGCATGAACCGGTTGCGCCAGTTGACGATCGATAATCCGATCCAGCAGCGTAACCTGGAACGCCTGAGACCATTGATCGATCAGCGCCTGGAGCAGTTGAAGAGCAATATCCAGATCCGTCGCGAGCAAGGCCTGGAGGCATCCGCCCAAGTGATTTTGACTGGCAAGGGCCGCGCCACCATGTCGCAGATTCGCGATCTGATCGGCGAGATGTCCAAGGAGGAAGGGCGGCTGCAGGCCGAACGTGACGAGGCGGCTCAGGAGAGTGCGCAGAGCACCCAGCGCACCATAGTGTGGAGCCTCCTGCTGTCCATGGCCTTTGTGTTTGCGGCCGCGCTGTTCCTGACGCGGCATATCGCCCGACCGCTGCGGGAGGTCAGTACGGTGGCCGACCGCATCAGCACCGGTAACCTGAGCAGCGAGCTGACGCTGAGCACCCGCTCCGACGAGATCGGCGTGTTGCAGGCATCGATGGCGCGCATGCTGCAGTCCTTGCGTCAGACCGCCGAGTCGGCCCGACAGATCGCCGCCGGCAACCTGGCCGTCGCAGTGCAGCCGCAGTCGGCGGACGACCAGTTCGGCCAGGCTTTTGCTGCGATGACCCAGGCCCTGCGCCATGTGGCCGAGTCGGCGCGGCAGATCGCTGCCGGCAACCTGGCGGTGGAAGTGCAGCCACAGTCGGCGGACGACCAGTTCGGCCAGGCCTTTGCGCGGATGCTGCAGTCCCTGCGGCAGATGGCCGAGTCGGCGCGGCAGATCGCCGCCGGCAACCTGACCATCGAGGTGCAGCCACAGTCGCCCAGTGACCTGCTGGGCAACGCCTTTGCCCAGATGCTGGGCGACCTGCGCCAGATCAATCGCGATGTGCGCAGTGGCATCGATGTACTGACCGACTCGGCCAGCGAGATCGCCGCCGGTGCCTACCAGATTGCCAGCGGTACCAGTGAAACCTCGACGGCGATCAGCGAAACCAGCGTCACGGTGGAGGAGATCAAGCAGGCCGCGCTGATGTCCAGCCAGCGTGCCTTGAGTGTGTCGCAGACGGCGCAGCGCTCGGCGCAGGTCTCGCAGGACGGGCGCAAGGCGGTGGAGGATGTCGTCGACGGCATGCGCCGGATCCACCAGCAGATGGAGGTGGTGGGCGAGAACATTACCCACCTGGCAGAGCAGGTGCAGACCATTGGCGAGATCATTGCCACGGTCAACAGCCTGGCCGAACAGTCCAACTTGCTGGCGGTAAACGCCTCGATCGAGGCGGCCAAGGCCGGTGAGCAGGGCAAGGGTTTTGCCGTGGTAGCGCAGGAGGTGAAGAGCCTGGCCGAGCAGTCCAAGCAGGCCACCGTGCAGGTGCGCAGCATCCTCGGCGAGATCCAGCGGGCCACCAGCAGCACGGTGCAGGCGGCCGAGCAGGGTAGCCGCTCGGTGAGCGACGGGGTGCGCCAGTCGGGGCAGGCCGGTGAGGCCATCCGTCTACTGGCCGAGAACATCGACCAGGGCGCCGCGGCCGTGGTGGAAATCTCGGTGTCGGCGCAGCAGCAGCTGGCCGGCATGGATCAACTGGTGCTGGCGATGGAGAGCATCCGCGAAGCGAGCATGCAGAACATGTCCAGCGCCAAGCAGGCTGAAACGGCGGCCCAGGGCCTGCATGTACTCGGGCAGAAGATGAAGGACATGCTGATACGCTTCCAGATCTGA
- a CDS encoding group 1 truncated hemoglobin, with translation MRNLLLALGIVLLGACATQSVKDDSLYRGLGEQAGITRIVEGMLLNAARNPRISRHFQDIDIERLRDKLVEQICVEAGGPCEYTGDSMEESHKGLNLTRSDFNALVEDLIDAMDAEQVSVPLQNRLLARLAPMRGQIIER, from the coding sequence ATGCGCAACTTGCTGCTGGCCCTGGGTATCGTCTTGCTGGGCGCCTGCGCCACTCAGTCGGTCAAGGATGACAGCCTCTATCGCGGCCTCGGCGAGCAGGCCGGCATCACCCGCATCGTCGAGGGCATGTTGCTCAATGCCGCGCGCAATCCGCGGATTTCCCGGCATTTTCAGGACATCGACATCGAGCGCCTGCGCGACAAACTGGTCGAGCAGATCTGCGTCGAGGCCGGCGGGCCCTGCGAGTACACCGGCGACAGCATGGAGGAGAGCCACAAGGGGCTGAACCTTACGCGTAGCGATTTCAACGCCCTGGTCGAGGATCTGATCGACGCCATGGACGCCGAACAGGTCAGCGTGCCGCTGCAGAACCGCCTGCTGGCACGTCTGGCACCGATGCGCGGGCAGATCATCGAGCGTTAG